The genomic region GCAGGCGAGCCGTATGCCTGATGCCGTACTGGGCGGCGATTTCTTCCAGATGGCTTTCGCCGAAAATGGAATGACGCTTGCCGCAGTCGGGGCATTCAAAGTAGGACATGTTTTCCACAAGGCCGATGACGGGAATGTTCAGCCCGTCCAGCTTCGCCATGTTCACGGCCTTTTCCACGATCATGGAAACGAGTTCCTGCGGCGAGGTCACGATGACGATGCCGTCGATGGGCAGGGACTGGTACACGGTGAGGGGCACGTCGCCGGTTCCGGGAGGCATGTCGACGAACATGTAGTCCACATTGTTCCAGATGACTTCCGACCAGAACTGCGTGACCACGTTGGCGATGACGGGGCCGCGCCATACCACGGGGTCGGTATCGTGCTCAAGCAGCAGGTTCATGGAGGCAATGTCCACGCCGGTGGCGGAGCGCACGGGGTTCAGGCCGAGCTGCGTGCCCGACATGCGGCGGGTGACGCCGAAGAGGCGGGGAATGGAAGGACCGGTGATGTCCGCGTCGAGTACGGCCGCATGAGAGCCGCGACGCTGCATTTTGGAGGCAAGCAGACCGGTGACGAGGGACTTGCCCACGCCGCCCTTGCCGCTCACCACGCCGATGACCTTCTTTATGGTGGAGAACTTGTGAGGCTTCACCTTCATGTCGGCAGGTTCGGTGCGTTCCGCGCAGTCTTGGCCGCAGCTGCCGCACTTGTGATCGCAATCGCTCATAGTAAGACTTCCTTTGTTGCTCCGGCGGACGGTACGCCGGTAATGTACGTTTTTTATCTATAGTTCTTTCCCCGGCCTCTGACAAGTCGGAGGCCGCTTCAGCTCCGCAGAGAGAAGGGCTTTTTGCATGATGCGTTCAAAAGGCGGCACAAGAAGGCAGGGGAGAGATGCTCCTGCTCTTCCGGCAAAGGTCGTGTGCCGTACTCCGGCGAGGCGGAAGCGCTTTTCAGAAAAGGGCGGCTTTTCCGGCGGGAGAAGGCCCGGGCGCTTCCGCCTTGACGGCGCTTTTCCGCCCGGGCTAAGGTGGCGGCTGAACCGTGTTTCCACGGTATGCGTGTTCCGGCTCGGCAGGGAAGGGGCATTCTTCCGCCCCTGCCATGGAACCGGATGGACGTGCCTTTTTCCGATACGGGAAGAAGCCAAACATCAGGGATGGATGATGACCAGATTTGAATTTCACGATGCCGCGGGCAACGTGCATCCTTTCGATACCCGCGAAGAGGCCGAGGGCTTCGCCCGCGCCTGCGGTTATGTGTTTGTAACGAGCCGCAGCGTCATGGAAGGTTCGGATGCCAGAATTTCCTACTATCTTGCGCCGTCCGACGTGCCGGAAGGCGTGACGGACAAGAGCGTTCTCTTTACCGTGCTGCTTTCCCGTTATCGGGAATGGGAGGAGCCGCGCGTCATGCCCGTCATGGATGCGGACTGGGCGAAGTAGGCCTTTCCCGCAGAGAAGGCCGCAGAACCGCGGGAAGCCTGTTCCGCGGGGCTGTGCAAAGGTTGCCTGTGCCGCGGAGGAGAGAAGGTCAGGAGTCTGGGAAGACCCCGGGGAAAGCGTTTCTTCCGGCGGCGTTTTTTCTGCGTCAGGAAAAAATGCCTTATCCGGGAGCATCCGTTGAAGGTGGCGATGACGCCCGTATGCACGGCATTTCAGAAGCGGAGGCGAAAAAAAGAGCGGCCCGGGGTTCCCCAGGCCGCTCTTTTTTTCTTTATGTCGGTTCAGGCGCGGGCGTGCATGGCTGCGCGCACGGCGCGTACTCTGGCGGCAATGTCCGGCGCGCCCACCAGTTCGGAAACGAGGGCGCAGCATTTCGCGCCGCGTCCGGCCACTTCGCCGATGTTGTGCTCCTTGATGCCGCCTATGGCCACAAAGGGCAGGCTGATGTTGGCGACCACCCATTCCAGATAGGAGAATCCCACCGGCGCGCACACGTCTTCCTTGGTCTGTGTGGCGAAAATGGGGCCTACGCCTATGTAGTCGGCTCCGGCCAGCACGGCGGCCCGGGCCTGTTCCGGGCTGTGGGTGGAAAGCCCGATGATCTTGTCCGGGCCGAGCAGACGGCGCACTTCGGGCACGGGAAGGTCGTCCTGCCCGACATGGACGCCGTCGGCGTCCACAAGCATGGCGATGTCGATATGATCGTTGACGATGAAGGTTGCACCCGCTTCCTGCGTGAGGCGGCGCAGCAGGCGGCATTCCTCCAGCATTCGTCCGGCATGGGCGTGCTTTTCGCGGTACTGCACTATCTTCACGCCTGCCGAAAGCAGGGCGCGGGCCTGTTTTTCCACGCTTCTGCCCAGGGCGAGGCGGGAGTCGGTGAGGGCATAGAGGTCGGTTTCTCCGGGAAGTATGCGGGGCATGGGACAATCCTTAAAGCAGTTCTTTAATGGTTCCGGTAAGCAGCCATTCCAGCGCGGCGTCGGCCTGCATGGCGGCACACTGCATGACGCGCGGCGCAAAGGGCGGAAGGCTGGCGACGTCGGAGCGGAAATCGCCCACCACGGTCATGCGGCCCATGTTGCGGCGCTTCATGGCGAACCCGCCGATGCCGCCCATGCCGGACGCGCAGAT from Mailhella massiliensis harbors:
- a CDS encoding Mrp/NBP35 family ATP-binding protein, yielding MSDCDHKCGSCGQDCAERTEPADMKVKPHKFSTIKKVIGVVSGKGGVGKSLVTGLLASKMQRRGSHAAVLDADITGPSIPRLFGVTRRMSGTQLGLNPVRSATGVDIASMNLLLEHDTDPVVWRGPVIANVVTQFWSEVIWNNVDYMFVDMPPGTGDVPLTVYQSLPIDGIVIVTSPQELVSMIVEKAVNMAKLDGLNIPVIGLVENMSYFECPDCGKRHSIFGESHLEEIAAQYGIRHTARLPIDPSIARSCDQGAIEAVDSPWLDDIADAISAL
- the thiE gene encoding thiamine phosphate synthase, giving the protein MPRILPGETDLYALTDSRLALGRSVEKQARALLSAGVKIVQYREKHAHAGRMLEECRLLRRLTQEAGATFIVNDHIDIAMLVDADGVHVGQDDLPVPEVRRLLGPDKIIGLSTHSPEQARAAVLAGADYIGVGPIFATQTKEDVCAPVGFSYLEWVVANISLPFVAIGGIKEHNIGEVAGRGAKCCALVSELVGAPDIAARVRAVRAAMHARA